A portion of the Myripristis murdjan chromosome 13, fMyrMur1.1, whole genome shotgun sequence genome contains these proteins:
- the LOC115369711 gene encoding zinc transporter 10 encodes MVLHRCMLVLTALLLVCELVISHLCRSLIIMVDGFHTLFILMHMAVPLLQNESAKGASDESQLLSVNPSPSPPGTSASTDSSIKPEPGVRSATCDPEVTSSTSSAPPPALDPSPVHASVSQAKSNQLFPPVSSSVAPKTLQSPPASSCGFSYMHMRAETVEAMISALLLASLCVSYCIKILNSVMQPQPTQRPLMATVVGAVSVLHKLLVLGLSWGQLLNLRAGAAWEAESRGASRKAPTVRAEEEAKHHAVQGRAVDDVSQVPSAMDGSLYNGALVLCNPGTSSVPHSNSPSQTQNPPPGGPLGGGPCHQAVTDCVDSARPGSDRQEREKVCKCEAYPHDELTETSKSSTCVGHFDNQNPPQTSSVYTHNMKSSWPRAWWSDCLSSFVSVAQALVSSILALISGLVMLLVGPECLHSSQLCSFLIYLDPGLSLLAVIALLATALPQVYKYGLLLLQATPPQICVSDLGQRIVSVPGVQSLHDLHIWQLTETCMVASVHVHCHAEFQTHR; translated from the exons ATGGTGCTACACAGGTGCATGCTGGTGCTGACCGccctgctgctggtgtgtgagcTGGTCATCAGCCACCTCTGCAGGTCCCTCATCATCATGGTGGATGGATTCCAcacgctcttcatcctcatgcACATGGCTGTCCcccttttgcaaaatgaaagcGCCAAAGGAGCGTCGGATGAATCCCAGCTCCTCTCTGTCAACCCCAGTCCATCCCCACCTGGCACCTCCGCCTCCACAGACTCATCGATCAAACCCGAACCTGGCGTCCGGTCAGCCACCTGTGACCCAGAAGTCACCTCTTCCACCTCATCTGCTCCCCCTCCCGCTCTGGATCCCTCTCCTGTCCATGCATCAGTCTCACAAGCTAAGTCAAATCAACTTTTCCCCCCAGTCTCCTCCAGCGTCGCCCCAAAAACCCTCCAGTCTCCTCCGGCTTCCTCGTGTGGTTTTTCTTACATGCATATGAGGGCTGAGACTGTGGAGGCCATGATCTCAGCTCTCCTCCTGGCCTCTTTGTGTGTCTCTTACTGCATAAAGATCCTCAACAGCGTCATGCAGCCCCAGCCAACGCAGCGCCCCCTTATGGCCACGGTGGTAGGGGCCGTCAGTGTGCTCCACAAGCTGCTGGTCCTCGGTCTGAGCTGGGGTCAGCTGCTGAACCTCAGGGCAGGAGCAGCCTGGGAGGCGGAGTCTCGTGGAGCGAGCAGGAAAG CTCCCACAGtcagggcagaggaggaagccAAACATCATGCAGTGCAGGGGCGTGCCGTGGATGATGTCAGCCAAGTCCCATCTGCTATGGACGGGTCGCTCTACAATGGAGCGCTTGTCCTCTGTAACCCGGGAACCTCCAGTGTCCCACACAGCAACTCCCCATCACAAACCCAGAATCCACCACCAGGGGGCCCACTGGGCGGTGGGCCCTGTCACCAAGCAGTGACGGACTGTGTGGATTCAGCCAGGCCCggctcagacagacaggagcgtGAGAAAGTCTGCAAGTGTGAAGCTTATCCACATGACGAGCTCACAGAGACGTCCAAATCCAGCACCTGCGTGGGACATTTCG acAACCAAAATCCACCTCAAACATCTTCAGTCTATACTCACAACATGAAGAGCTCATGGCCGAGGGCCTGGTGGTCCGACTGTCTCTCGTCCTTCGTCTCTGTCGCCCAGGCTCTCGTCAGCTCCATCCTGGCTCTTATCAGCGGGCTGGTGATGCTGCTGGTGGGTCCAGAGTGCCTGCACAGCTCGCAGCTCTGCAGCTTCCTTATCTACCTGGATCCTGGCCTGTCCCTGCTGGCCGTGATCGCACTGCTGGCCACAGCTCTGCCACAG GTGTACAAGTAtggactgctgctgctccaggcCACCCCTCCTCAAATCTGTGTGTCGGACCTTGGGCAGAGGATTGTCAGTGTGCCGGGAGTCCAGTCTCTGCACGACCTCCACATCTGGCAGCTGACAGAGACGTGCATGGTGGcctctgtgcatgtgcactGTCATGCCGAGTTTCAGACTCACAGGTGA